The DNA region GAGCGAATCGGAGAGTCGACGGATTTCTTCCCGTGGCAGGCTCTCCCCGCCTGACGGCGGAACACCGCCGGGCGGGATTGCAAGCCAAGGACCCGAATAGCTGTACAGGTGCCGCGGCCGGCCGGTCAACCCCGAACTGCCGCAAGGCGGTTCGGATTCGGCACGGCTTTTTTGTGGTGCGTCTCACACGGTTTGCGCACGGTACGCCGTCGATCAGGTGCTGTTCTCCACGGGCAACTGTGGCGGGCAATAATTGAGCAAGCCGCAATCTGCCGTCTGACGTGTGGTCTTCCCGTACGGGGATTGCACGGGAAGAAATCCCGCGAATTTCTTGGGAACCGGCCGCGGAGGGATTCTCTTGTCCGGCCCGACTCCGCTCTGATAGCAATCGGTCCACGCGCACCGACCGGCAGGGGTAACGGGTCGCCGAGGCGCAACAGAAATCTGCCGTTGTATGAGTTCCGGCTCGGCGGAACCGCCTTTGGTAGCGACAGAATGGGCAGATCGATGACGAAGATAGTAGTGATCGGTGCCGGCATGGGCGGATTGGCGACCGCGCTGTTCTGCGCCCGGCGCGGCCACACGGTCACCGTGCTGGAGCGGGACGACCGGCCCAAACCCGATGCCTCGGCCGACGAGGATTTCCGGTCCTGGGAGCGGGCCGGGGTGCCGCACGCCCGGCAGGGCCACAACTTCCTCGGCCTCTCCAGCAGGGTCATGCGCGAGGAGGCGCCTGACGTGCTCGACGCCGTCGCCGCCCGCGGCGCGCCGCGGGTACCCGTACCGGGTGCCGGCGAGGACGAGAACCTGCTGTCCCGACGCCTCGTCTACGAGGGAGCGCTTCGCCGGATCGTCGATGCGGAGCCGGGCGTCGAGGTGTACCCGGGGACGTCCGCCGAGGGCCTGGTGACACGGGGCGAGGCCGCCGGAGTGCCGCACGTCGTGGGCGTGCGGCTGCCCGGAGGCGAGGAGATCGCCGCGGACCTCGTCGTCGACGCGGCGGGGCGGCGGGCGCGTTCGGACCGGTGGCTGGCCGAGGCAGGCTGCCGTGCGGCGGTGGAGACCGCTCAGCCCTGCGGATTCCACTACCTCACACAGCACTTCCGGCTGCGTGAGGGCGAGTCGTTCCCCCGGTCGACGGTGCCGATCTACGCGAAGCTGGATTACACGAAGCTCGTCGTGTTCGCCGCGGACAACGGCTGCTTCCAGGTGTCCATGACCGTGGCGACCGGAGATCCGCTGCGCCACCGCCTTCGGGAGCCCGGGGTGTACCAGCGCTTCCTGGAGACGGTGCCGTTGACGGTTCCGTGGCTGGAGCGCAGTACGCCGATGGACGAGCCGCACCCGATGGCCCGGCTGGAGGACCGGTGGCGCCGGCTGGTCAGCGGTGGAGTCCCCGTCGTCGCCGGGTACTTGCTGCTGGGCGATGCGGCGATGCAGACCAATCCCGCCTTCGGGCGCGGCGTACCGCTCGCCTTCCTACAGGCCCGGCGTCTTGCCGAGACGGTCGAGGCGGCCCGCGCCGATCCGGCCGGTTTCACCGTGCAGTTCGACGAGTGGGCAGAGCAGCACCTCGGGGTGTGGTTCAACGCCCAACTGGCCAGCTCCCGCGAACAGAGGGAGCACATCGAGGCCGGCGTCCGCGGTGAGCCGGTGCCGCCGGCGAGCAGCCGGGTGAGCCGCTTCCTCGACGCACTGGCCGTCCTCAGCGAAGAGCAGCCGGACATCGATGCCGTACAGCTTCAGTTCTTCAATATGCTCATGACGCCTCAGGCGCTGCTGAGCCACCCCGTCGCGGCTCCGAGAGTCCACGACCATCTCCGGGAGCACGGGGACCCTGCCGCTCCCGCACGCGGCCCGGACCGGGCGGAGTTCGAACGGCTCGTCACAGGCTGACCGGACACGTCGTCACGCACACCAGGAGAGGGAGACCACCTTGACGGAGCAGAATGGACCGGGTCCCACGCTTGGGGCCATGGCAGACCTCACCGTCCCGCTGGCGATCCGGGTGGCGGCCACGCTGCGCATCGCCGACCACATCGCCGAAGGGGCACGCACCGCAACGGAGTTGGCGAAGAGGGCGGAGGTGCGGCCGGGGCCGCTCGGCACGGTACTCAACCGGCTGGCCGCGACCGGGGTGCTCAGCAAGGACGAGTCCGGCCGGTACGGACTGACGCCTCACAGCGAGGCCCTGCGCGACGGCCATCCGTCCCGCATACGCCGCCGCCTCGACATGGAGGGCGCACTCGGCCGGGCCGAACTCTCCTTCGTGGAACTGCTGGGAACGCTGCGCACCGGCCGGAACGCCTACCGCGCGCGGTACGGACGTTCCCTGTGGGAGGACCTGGCCGCCGATGCCGCGCTCTCGGAGTCCTTCGACGAGATGATGGCGTTCAACATGAGCGAGGTGGTGCGCTCCATCCTCGCGGCGTACGACTGGAGTTCGCTCAAGAGCGTGGTCGACGTGGGCGGCGGGAACGGGGCCCTGCTGGCGAACCTCCTCAGCGAGCACCCGAACCTGCGCGGCGGGCTTGTGGACCTGCCCCAGTCGGCAGAGGCGGCCGGGCGCACCTTCGAAGCGGCGGGTCTGGCGGACCGCGTCGACGTCTTTCCGCAGAGCTTCTTCGATCCCCTCCCGGCCGGCGCCGACGCCTACCTGCTCTCCGATGTGCTGCACGACTGGGCAGACGAAGAGGCGAAGGCCGTACTGCGGCGCTGCGCCGAGGCGGCCGGAGAGGGCGGACAGGTGTGTGTCATCGGCGAGTTCGGCGCTGACGGCGAGTCGCCGAGCACGGCCATGGACATGCGGATGCTTGCCTTCGTGGACGGCCAGGAGCGCCCGATCAGCCAGATCGGGAAGCTCGCCGAGGACTGCGGGCTCGCGATCTCGGGCGTACACACGGCGGGCGAGATCTCGGTCGTCGTTCTGCGGGCTGACGCGGGGAGGACGGCATGACGGCGCGTTCGATCGACCTTGTGCCGCCCACCTTCGATTCGGTGGAGGACGAGCGGCGGCACCGCAAGGAGAGGCTGGCTGCATCGCTGCGCCTGTTCGCCTCGTTCGGATACGAGGACGGCGTCGCCGGGCACATCTCGACCCGGGATCCCGAGCACCAGGACTGTTTCTGGATCAACCCCGTCGGGATGCCGTTCTCGCTGATACGGGTGAGCGACCTCATCCTGGTCGACGACCGGGGCGAGGTCGTCGCGGGAGACCACGAGACCCATGAGGCGCCGTTCTCGATCCACTCCGCGGTCTATCGGGCCCGGAAGGGCGCACAGGCCGTCGCCCACAGCCACTCCATCCACGGACGGGCGCTGTCCTCGCTCGGTGTGCCGGTGGAGCCCTACACCCAGGATGCGTGCGCCTTCTTCAACGATCAGGGATACCTGGACGACTACACCGGGGTGGTGCTCGACGAGGCCGAGGGCAAACGCCTCGCCGACGCCCTCGGGGAGGCCAAGGGCGTGATCCTCCGCAACCACGGCCTGCTCACGGTCGGCGAATCGGTCGACGCGGCCACCTGGT from Streptomyces marispadix includes:
- a CDS encoding FAD-dependent oxidoreductase; translated protein: MTKIVVIGAGMGGLATALFCARRGHTVTVLERDDRPKPDASADEDFRSWERAGVPHARQGHNFLGLSSRVMREEAPDVLDAVAARGAPRVPVPGAGEDENLLSRRLVYEGALRRIVDAEPGVEVYPGTSAEGLVTRGEAAGVPHVVGVRLPGGEEIAADLVVDAAGRRARSDRWLAEAGCRAAVETAQPCGFHYLTQHFRLREGESFPRSTVPIYAKLDYTKLVVFAADNGCFQVSMTVATGDPLRHRLREPGVYQRFLETVPLTVPWLERSTPMDEPHPMARLEDRWRRLVSGGVPVVAGYLLLGDAAMQTNPAFGRGVPLAFLQARRLAETVEAARADPAGFTVQFDEWAEQHLGVWFNAQLASSREQREHIEAGVRGEPVPPASSRVSRFLDALAVLSEEQPDIDAVQLQFFNMLMTPQALLSHPVAAPRVHDHLREHGDPAAPARGPDRAEFERLVTG
- a CDS encoding class II aldolase/adducin family protein; amino-acid sequence: MTARSIDLVPPTFDSVEDERRHRKERLAASLRLFASFGYEDGVAGHISTRDPEHQDCFWINPVGMPFSLIRVSDLILVDDRGEVVAGDHETHEAPFSIHSAVYRARKGAQAVAHSHSIHGRALSSLGVPVEPYTQDACAFFNDQGYLDDYTGVVLDEAEGKRLADALGEAKGVILRNHGLLTVGESVDAATWWFISMERSCQAQLLAEAAGNPVRIDEENAARTHKQLGGEFVGWLNFQPLYRQMVHLQPDLLD
- a CDS encoding methyltransferase — encoded protein: MADLTVPLAIRVAATLRIADHIAEGARTATELAKRAEVRPGPLGTVLNRLAATGVLSKDESGRYGLTPHSEALRDGHPSRIRRRLDMEGALGRAELSFVELLGTLRTGRNAYRARYGRSLWEDLAADAALSESFDEMMAFNMSEVVRSILAAYDWSSLKSVVDVGGGNGALLANLLSEHPNLRGGLVDLPQSAEAAGRTFEAAGLADRVDVFPQSFFDPLPAGADAYLLSDVLHDWADEEAKAVLRRCAEAAGEGGQVCVIGEFGADGESPSTAMDMRMLAFVDGQERPISQIGKLAEDCGLAISGVHTAGEISVVVLRADAGRTA